The sequence below is a genomic window from Verrucomicrobiales bacterium.
CGGATACACCAAGATACCGAAATCAGGTCGACAACTTAGTCGTTCTAGGACGTCGGGTGCCTGAGCATCACCCCGATCGAAGTGCGTGATCGCAGTCGCGGCCAAATGTCCTCCGGCAGAGAACCCCATGATCCCAATTCGCTGCGGATCACAGCCCCAGCTAGGTGCCTGGGCGCGGGCCCACCGAAGCGCACGTTGAGCATCGAGTAACGGAACGAACCGGTTACCGCCCGGTAAACGATACTCCAGAACGATGCCGGTGATTCCATGCTGATTCAGCCAGCGGGCGATGCGGGATCCCTCGGCGTCCTTGACCAGCCCACCGTAGCCTCCACCCGGACAGATGATGACCGAAGCTCCATTGGGCTGAGTCGGACGGTAGACCGTCACATAAGCATTACCGGCTATGGGTTTTCCCTCCCCCGAGGGTGCCGTTCCTGACCAGAGCGGGATGCGCTCAGGGGCGGCCTCCGCGGACCGGGCAGGCAGCACGAACCACGGCAACAACACCGAGAGAACAACAACGCCGAGTGCTCGAGGGGCGGAACGGATGCGAGAGCGAGTCGATGTAAGGAATGGCTGCATGGTCAACATAGGCGAATCACGTGACGATGCCCGCATTGGAGAAGGACTTGAAGCAGACTGCAAGCAGAACCCGCCCCAACAGAACAACCCGAATGGTTGCCCACGGAACACACAGAACACACAGATGGAACCGCAGAGAGGACGGTCCATTCCCTACCCAATCCGACCTCTGTGCCCTTCCCGTCTCTGTGGTGCAACTCGGACGTCCCCAGTTCGGGTCCCATCCGTGTGATCCGTGTAATCCGTGGTCACAATCGCCTCGTTCCCTCTTCCCCGGTCAGCGGCGGTTCCGAAACAGCAACAGGGGGCATCGTCCGGGGACGGACGACATTACAAGCAAACGGTTTTCTTTCGCGTGGCGGGTGTGGTTCGTGGGCATCACCACCCAAGGCCTAATTTGGACAGCTCGGCTCGTAGCTGGGCCACCTGCCAAAGCTGCACCCGTCCCGTAGTTGTGAGCACCGCCAACAGATCACCGGAGGCATCCCAGGCCAGATCCCCAATCGGGCTCGGCCGCAACGAGGGCAGATCGCATAGCAGAGAACCTGTGGAGCGGTCGAAAAGCCGCACAAGGTTCAACTCGTGCTCCACAGCCACCAACCCGCCACGCTCGCTTTCCGCATATCGGTTTCCCGGACGAAGCTGTTTCGCAATCGCACCTACCAGGGCCGGACGCCGGGCATCAGCTGGACCAGCCTCCCGACTGGTGATCGTCCGCCCCGCACCTGGGTCCGTGGGCGAGGTGGCGACCCAGCTAGGCTCTAGACTATGCCGGCTTGGGGGCAGGTCCTCCTTTGCTTGTCCTGGGAAGCGATGATTACCCGCCCCCAGATGCCGCAGTTCGGGATCCAGCACGGGCCATCGCCACCAACCGTTTGAAGCCGGGGTGAACACGCAGGATTGTTCACGGGCAACCACGATCGAGCCGATCCGGAACCCCGTTTCCTGTCTCACGTCAAGTTGGCGACGATCGACGGTGCTGTAGAGCCGGAAACCGTTGGTCCCCAGTGCAACGCCCAGCCATCGCCCGTCAGGACTGAGCGCTATCGATTCAGCCACCACATCGAGGTCCAACTCACTTAAAATCGGACTCGAAACTCCTTCCCACATGCTGAGCTGAGGCCGTCGGCCCACAAGATCGACCATGGCAAAACGGGATCCTGTCCGCGACGTCGCAATCGATTCAACCGAACTTGCCACCCTCATCAATGGCGCGAACGCGTGAAAGTCCCATACGATGGCCTCGTTCGATTCGCCACAAACCAAGAACCATTGCCCGTCGCCTCCGAAGGCGACATAGTCAATCGACCCTTCCCGTCCACGGGCTAACCGATGCGACGGGAAGGACGACATCGCGAAGACTTCGATCATGCCCGTCTGGTCAGTGACTAGCAGGTGCTCCCCTCGAGGATGCCACGCGATCGAGAGAGGAACCGCGCGAGTTCCGCTCTCGGGAGCCGCCCGCTGCGCCTTCCATAGGACCTTCCCGCTCTCTGCCTCCAGAACCACCACAAACTCTCTCTGCAGCACGGCCAACCACCTTCCGCTCGGAGAATACGCCAACCCAAAGACCGGCTCGGCGGGTTGCTGTTCCTGCCGCCATCGCTCCCGACCCGAGGGAAGCTCATGGACCACGACTCCGTTTCCGGCTGGAAGCGCAACCTGATCTTCCTGGGCTGAAAAGGCGAACTCGCGCTCAGGCCTGCCGCCAAACTTCGCTCGTTTTTTAAAAGGCTCCACAGTTCGAGATCCATCGTCCCCCAAGGCCAGCACCGTCAAACGGTCATACCAGCGAGCGCCCAGCCACTGCGCACGCGGGCTCAACCGCAACCAGCCAATCGCACCGCTGAGGCCGGTCACAGTTCGAACCAGCTCCCCCTCCGGCAACCGATAGATTTCAACGCCGTCGCCATCATCAACACCTACGGCGATCAAGTCCAAATCGGCTCCCAAGGCATAGTTTTTGGTGGAGCGAGGCAGCGCCCACCGGCTCCGAACCTGACGGATATCGAAAAGGGTCAGACAGACTATCGCCTCGTTACGCAACGCCAGCGGGGCCGGATGCTGCGCTACCGCCGCCAGTCTGGAGAGATTGTCGAATCGCCTGCCCGGCCGGCCCTTCTCCCGGTCAGCTCGCACCGACGCGACCGTGTGGGCGGCCAACTCATCCCGGACCTGCACGAGCACGCGTTCCCGGACCTGATTCTTCCAATGCAGTTCCCCGGCTATCAACGCAGCCGACAGGGCGATGGTGCCGGCCACCCACGCAGCCAGCAGCGCGGGACGCCGACGACACCACAGCAGGAAACGGCCCACCCCCGAGATCGGACGGGCGCGAATGGGCTCGTGCGCTAGAAATCGGTCCAGGTCATCAGCCAACTCTTGAGCCGAGACATATCGCCGGAGCGGATCTTTCTGAAGGCACTTCAAACAGATGGTTTGCACATCGCGTGACAACCCCGGACGAAATCCGCGCAACGGTGGAGGTTCTTCAGTTCGGACGCGCTGTAGAATTTCATCCGGAGATTCGCCCAGAAACGGGGGGCGACCGGCCAGAAGATGATAAAGTATGGCACCGAGACTCCAAATATCGGCGGCGGTCGTCACGTCGCGACGGCCTGCCCCTTGCTCCGGTGACATGTAGGCAGGGGTGCCGAGCGAGGACCCAGTCTGTGTAAGAAAACTCTCGGCGTCCAATCGTCGTGCCAGGCCGAAATCCGTTATGTGCGGCTCGCCCTCCGCATCCAGGAGAATATTCCCGGGCTTCAGGTCTCGATGAAGCACTCCGCGCAAGTGAGCGTGATGCACCGCTCGAGCGATGGTGCCCAGGAGCCGAAGCGATTCGTCGACGGAGAATTGGTTCCCCGACCGAGCCGACGCGTCCTCGGACTGGGCCGGAGCTTGTCGGAGTCTCTGCTCCAGGGTCCCCCCCTCTACCAGCTTCATCGCATAGAATGGGCCGTCCTCCGTCTGGCCAACCTGATAAATCGGGACGATGTTAGGGTGGTCGATCTGAGACGCGAGTTCGGCTTCGGCTAGGAAGCGCTTACGCCCCAGCTCTCCAGCGAAGCGATGAGCCAAGATCACCTTGACCGCCACCTCCCGTTGGAGTTGAGGCTGCCGGGCGCGATACACCACCCCCATAGCCCCGCGGCCAAGCTCCTCGCCCAGTTCGAACTCCCCCAGTCGGCTGCTACTCCGGCGAGCGCCTGGTGCCTCTTCCTCCACGTCAGGATCTTCAGCAGCCAGCAGCATGCGTCCCGCACAACGCGTACAAAAGCTGCCCACCGCAGAAAGCGGCATCTGGCACCGAGGGCAAGTCGCGTGGTTCATAGCTTCGAAAGAATCGCGGTCAGCCAAGCAACGACAGGATAAACAAGCCCCAACTCCTGCCTGAAGGTCTC
It includes:
- a CDS encoding protein kinase, which encodes MNHATCPRCQMPLSAVGSFCTRCAGRMLLAAEDPDVEEEAPGARRSSSRLGEFELGEELGRGAMGVVYRARQPQLQREVAVKVILAHRFAGELGRKRFLAEAELASQIDHPNIVPIYQVGQTEDGPFYAMKLVEGGTLEQRLRQAPAQSEDASARSGNQFSVDESLRLLGTIARAVHHAHLRGVLHRDLKPGNILLDAEGEPHITDFGLARRLDAESFLTQTGSSLGTPAYMSPEQGAGRRDVTTAADIWSLGAILYHLLAGRPPFLGESPDEILQRVRTEEPPPLRGFRPGLSRDVQTICLKCLQKDPLRRYVSAQELADDLDRFLAHEPIRARPISGVGRFLLWCRRRPALLAAWVAGTIALSAALIAGELHWKNQVRERVLVQVRDELAAHTVASVRADREKGRPGRRFDNLSRLAAVAQHPAPLALRNEAIVCLTLFDIRQVRSRWALPRSTKNYALGADLDLIAVGVDDGDGVEIYRLPEGELVRTVTGLSGAIGWLRLSPRAQWLGARWYDRLTVLALGDDGSRTVEPFKKRAKFGGRPEREFAFSAQEDQVALPAGNGVVVHELPSGRERWRQEQQPAEPVFGLAYSPSGRWLAVLQREFVVVLEAESGKVLWKAQRAAPESGTRAVPLSIAWHPRGEHLLVTDQTGMIEVFAMSSFPSHRLARGREGSIDYVAFGGDGQWFLVCGESNEAIVWDFHAFAPLMRVASSVESIATSRTGSRFAMVDLVGRRPQLSMWEGVSSPILSELDLDVVAESIALSPDGRWLGVALGTNGFRLYSTVDRRQLDVRQETGFRIGSIVVAREQSCVFTPASNGWWRWPVLDPELRHLGAGNHRFPGQAKEDLPPSRHSLEPSWVATSPTDPGAGRTITSREAGPADARRPALVGAIAKQLRPGNRYAESERGGLVAVEHELNLVRLFDRSTGSLLCDLPSLRPSPIGDLAWDASGDLLAVLTTTGRVQLWQVAQLRAELSKLGLGW